The following coding sequences lie in one Heliangelus exortis chromosome 6, bHelExo1.hap1, whole genome shotgun sequence genomic window:
- the ITPRID2 gene encoding protein ITPRID2 isoform X2 yields MEEPPAEEWQGATQKRKAWAKSRDSWQASEAEDFASSSALTRGEEEEEEEEEEEDDEEEEEEEDHAGRELPLAAEAGLSVPNEKIAIWLKDCRTPLGASLDEQSNPLLKGMLVRNGGSFEDDLSLGAEANHLRSDTQMETCNGVLAKEKRLQFHQKGRSMNSTGSGKSSATVSSVSELLELYEEDPEEVLYNLGFGRDEPDIASKIPARFFNSSSFARGIDIKVFLNAQIQRMEVENPNFALTSRFRQIEVLTTVANAFSSLYSQVSGTPLQKIGSMNSVSSSKEASSPPPLNRSNTASRLMKTLSKLNLCGTQQADGSGCSTPSPVEKGKSPAEAVNEDNDVQSESKLPKYSKKKDSPSFLATVKEEFVGSQTNAVDTRGLENLPPGSDDKQEGSVPPADVQSSMLAGAQDRLCEESGLLNLPGFSSSSNTSNSSASTQRLLAASPGRDPCALLANPSIMNLLLQQKDSFEMEEIQSTEGDLSHIPASHQLAVTKSRKDQLLRSASQHSDSSGFAEDSSTDCSPFNQLQVQESLQGMGSSADSCDSETTVTSHSEEQKTPIVKEQPCFNKFEEEEEDDDDDDDDDDEEDIISQVERWKVESPSDNRMNEARKIIDSETEQNQGGESKSHCMSETVQGEVSSKEEDISREQKDSELLEEGSVFEFPQYHTHHILKSMESLEGGSSSPSSMDRVHVALQRAEMRIISTADGRAGRTLLKSKDLLRKQRLWFAESGYPLRRSQSLPTALLNPVKVVSSVNVQLTPGKETLCSPPSFTYKYTHGEEDKTAASEDDRSEGGAASSQPACKSTLFIAPSSSKKEVPQTVPGRLSEEPSPTRVLSCPLHTPAQMSQSTCSLHSLPAEWQERPLCEHVRTLSTHSVPSISGSSFGSLLSPFSCPFSPRHSGFPHRSHAINPPSTVEMQLRRVLHDIRNSLQNLSQYPVMRGQDLSVAASYTTQRSSILPLYENTFQELQVVRRNLNLFRTQMMDLELTMLRQQTTVYQHMTEEES; encoded by the exons ATGGAGGAGCCCCCGGCGGAGGAGTGGCAAGGGGCGACCCAGAAGAGGAAGGCCTGGGCCAAGAGCCGGGACTCCTGGCAGGCGTCGGAAGCGGAGGATTTCGCGTCGTCGTCGGCGCTGACCcgtggggaggaggaggaggaggaggaggaggaggaagaagacgacgaagaggaagaggaggaggaggatcaCGCCGGCAGAGAGCTGCCGCTGGCCGCAGAAGCAG GCCTCAGCGTTCCGAACGAGAAGATCGCGATATGGCTGAAGGACTGCAG AACGCCTCTGGGAGCCTCCCTGGATGAGCAAAGCAATCCTCTGTTGAAGG GCATGCTGGTGAGAAATGGAGGAAGTTTTGAAGATGACTTATCCCTGGGAGCTGAAG CTAATCATCTACGGAGTGATACTCAAATGGAAACATG CAATGGTGTGCTGGCCAAAGAGAAGAGGCTGCAGTTCCACCAGAAGGGGAGAAGTATGAACTCCACTGGGTCTGGAAAAAGCAGTGCAACTGTTTCAAG TGTTTCTGAATTACTGGAGCTTTATGAGGAAGATCCTGAAGAAGTACTCTATAACCTTGGATTTGGAAGAGATGAACCAGATATTGCATCAAAAATTCCAGcaagattttttaattcttcatcaTTTGCCAGAGGGATAGATATCAAAGTGTTTTTGAATGCCCAAATACAGCGCATGGAAGTGGAAAATCCAAATTTTGCTCTAACAA GTCGTTTCCGTCAGATTGAAGTGCTTACTACTGTGGccaatgctttttcttctttgtattcTCAAGTGTCTGGGACTCCTTTGCAGAAAATTGGTAGTATGAATTCAGTGTCTTCTAGCAAAGAGGCATCCAGCCCTCCCCCTTTAAATCGCAGCAATACAGCCAGTCGGTTAATGAAGACCTTGTCTAAGCTCAATCTGTGTGGGACACAGCAAGCCGATGGTAGTGGCTGCTCAACTCCTTCACCagttgaaaaaggaaaaagtccAGCTGAAGCAGTGAATGAGGACAATGATGTTCAAAGTGAATCTAAGTTACCAAAATATTCTAAAAAGAAAGACTCACCCTCTTTTTTGGCTACCGTAAAAGAGGAGTTTGTCGGTAGTCAGACAAATGCCGTGGACACACGTGGACTTGAAAACCTTCCCCCTGGGTCTGATGATAAGCAAGAAGGTAGTGTGCCTCCAGCAGATGTGCAGAGCAGCATGTTGGCAGGTGCCCAGGATAGACTGTGTGAAGAGTCTGGTCTTTTGAACTTGCCAGGCTTCAGCAGCAGTTCCAATACATCCAACAGCAGCGCCTCAACACAACGGCTGCTTGCAGCATCACCAGGGAGAGACCCCTGTGCTCTCCTTGCAAACCCATCCATAATGAATCTattgctgcagcagaaggaCTCCTTTGAGATGGAAGAG ATCCAGAGTACAGAGGGGGATCTATCACACATTCCAGCTTCTCACCAGCTGGCAGTGACTAAGTCAAGAAAAG ATCAGCTGTTACGGTCTGCGAGTCAGCACTCTGACAGCAGTGGCTTCGCTGAGGACTCCTCCACAGATTGCTCTCCATTTAATCAGCTTCAG GTTCAGGAGTCTTTGCAGGGCATGGGAAGCAGTGCTGACAGCTGTGACAGTGAGACAACCGTGACATCACACAGCGAGGAACAGAAAACGCCAATAGTCAAGGAACAGCCTTGTTTCAATAAGtttgaggaagaagaggaagatgatgatgatgatgatgatgatgatgatgaagaggaTATTATCTCTCAGGTAGAGAGATGGAAGGTAGAGTCACCTTCTGATAACAGAATGAACGAAGCTAGAAAAATTATTGACTCTGAAACTGAACAAAATCAAGGAGGAGAAAGTAAGTCACATTGTATGTCAGAGACAGTTCAAGGAGAGGTCAGCTCTAAAGAGGAAGACATTTCCCGTGAGCAAAAAGactcagagctgctggaggaaggcAGTGTATTTGAATTTCCTCAGTACCACACACACCATATCCTCAAGTCGATGGAGTCTCTGGAAGGTGGCAGCTCCTCCCCATCATCCATGGATAGGGTCCATGTGGCTTTGCAAAGGGCCGAAATGAGGATCATCAGCACAGCTGATGGTAGGGCCGGACGCACTCTGCTCAAGTCAAAAGATCTCCTGAGGAAGCAGAGACTCTGGTTTGCTGAATCGGGCTATCCTCTGCGGCGCTCTCAGTCTCTTCCAACTGCATTGCTGAACCCCGTGAAAGTGGTGTCCTCTGTCAATGTCCAGTTAACTCCAGGGAAAGAGACTCTGTGCAGTCCTCCTTCATTCACCTACAAGTACACCCATGGGGAGGAAGACAAGACAGCAGCATCTGAGGATGACAGAAGTGAGGGTGGGGCAGCTTCTAGCCAGCCAGCGTGCAAATCCACGCTGTTCATTGCGCCTTCATCCTCCAAAAAAGAAGTGCCCCAGACTGTGCCCGGCAGGCTGTCTGAAGAGCCCAGTCCCACCAGGGTGCTGAGCTGCCCGCTGCATACGCCGGCCCAGATGTCCCAGTCAACGTGTTCCCTCCACTCCCTCCCTGCCGAGTGGCAGGAGAGACCACTCTGTGAGCACGTGAGGACACTGAGCACCCACAGCGTCCCAAGCATCTCCGGCTCCTCTTTTGGCAGCTTGCTTTCCCCCTTCAGCTGTCCCTTCTCTCCAAGGCACTCTGGATTTCCTCATCGATCCCATGCCATCAACCCCCCCTCCACTGTGGAAATGCAGCTGCGCAGGGTCCTGCACGACATCCGCAACTCGCTGCAGAACCTCTCACAG